DNA sequence from the Fusobacterium perfoetens ATCC 29250 genome:
CAACTTCTGAATAATACTCTTTAAAAGTTTTTACAAAAGCAAGTAAATTTTCTATAGTCTTTTTATCTACTCCAAATATTTCTCTAATCTCAATCTTTTCTTTTCTATAGATAACTATATAACCTTTTATTTCTTCCCCTAAATAGATAGAATAAATCTCTCCTCTATCATTTCTAATTTCTCCTATCCATTTTTTATAGTATTCTCTATCTCTTTCTACATAGGTATTAAAATTTTTCATTCTCTCCTTATATACTTTGTTTAAATCTAAATAATCTCTATCAATATGAATTTTTTTTATATTATAATTTCTATCTATTTTATTATAGGGAATTTCATTAATTTTCATAGAATATTTTACCAAATTACTTATATATTCAAAGCCGTATTTTCTATATATCATTGGATTTATAGGGCAAAGATAGAAAAATTCCATTCCTTTATGTCTATTATCAATAATACAACTTTTTATCAATCTATCCATATAACCTTTTCCCCTATATTCTGGCAAAACCCCTACACCAACAATATAGATAGAATTAAATACATTTCCATTTATATTTAATTTATATGGATTTTCATGAAGTGAAGCTTTAATGTCGTTATCTTCTTCTAATACCAAAAATTTATCTTTATTATATAGATTACTAAAATAAAATTCTCTCTCCTCATCAGAATCTAAAAAACACTCTTTCCAAATAACTTTAGCTTTTTCAAAATCTTTATCTAATCCATATCTTATCATTGATATTCTCCTTTTTATATTTTTCTATATTATAATTTAAGTAAGAGAAAAAATCTATTATAAATTATTTTATTTTAATTATAAATTTTATTTTTATTCATATACATATTTTTTTCATAAAAGTTTTTAATATGAATTTAACATTATTACTTATTTTTCATTACCATCTAAATTTTATTTTCTAAAAGGCTATTTTATAGGAAAATTATATGAAAATCTATTTTTTATTTTTATTTATATACACATTTTATTTCTTTAATTTAATTCATTTTACATAAAATTAATTCAAGATTTAAAAATTAAAATATAACTTTTATAACTAAAACTTTCCACTCAAAAAATAAAAAAAGACTACCACACAATATATGGTAGTCTAAATTTTATTTTTGACTATATACATTATTTTTTATTTATATTTCCTAATAATATAGCTATATCGTTTCCTGTTACTCCACTTATTCTACTAGCTTCTCCTATTGAGAGTGGTCTTACTTCACAAAGTCCAGCTCTAGCTATATTTGATATACCTTGTATATTTTCAAAATCAAAATCTTTAGGTATCATTATACCCTCTAATCTTTTGAATTTTTCAATTTGTTCCATCTCTCTTTTAATAAATATATCGTATTTAGTTATTGTTTCAATTTGACTTCTTACAAACTTAGGATAATTTTCTATATCTAAACCTAATTCTTTAGCCATATCCTCATAAGTTAACTCTTTAAATTTAAGTAACTCATTAGCTGTAATTCCCTTAGTAAGTTTTTTATCAGAACCATATTTTTCTAATATCTCATTGGCCAATCTCATAGGTACTTTTACCTCTTTTAAATGTTCTACTTCTTTTAAAACATTTGCTTTAGCCTCTTTTAACATCTCTATTTTATCTTCTGATAAAAGTCCTATTTCAATAGCTTTATCCAAAAGTCTCATAAATCCATTATCAAATCTTAAAGTTAATCTATATTCTGACCTAGATGGTAAAGCTCTATAAGGTTCTGGAGTTTTCTTATGAATAATATCATCTATTAAAACACCAATATATCCCTCACTTCTATCAATTATTACAGGGTCTTTTCCCATAGTCTTTCTAGCAGCGTTAACACCAGCTATAAATCCTTGAGCAGCTGCCTCTTCATAACCAGAAGTACCATTTATTTGTCCAGCTGTAAATAATCCTTCTACAATTTTATTTTCAAGACTTGGATACATTTGATAAGCTGGTATATAATCATATTCTACAGCATAACCATATCTCATTACTTTGGCATTCTCAAGCCCAGCTATTGTTTTTAATATAGCATCTTGAGCAAAAGGAGGCATAGCTGTTGTAAGTCCATTTACATAAAGTTCATTTGATTCACTTGACTCTAACTCTAAGAAAATTTGATGATTTTTCTTTTCTGGGAAGTTAAGAACTTTTCTATCAATAGATGGACAATGTCTAGGTCCGTGAGTTTCTATAATTCCAGATACTATTGGAGAATATTTAAGTAATTCTTGTATAGTTTCAATAGTTTTTTCAGTTGTATGAGTAAGCCAAGTAGGTACTACATTATTTTCCTCTTTTTCAGTAAATAAAGAGAAATATCTAGGGTGTCTTTCTCCCTCTAATTCCTCCATTTTAGAAAAATCTACTGTCTTTTTATCAAGTCTAGGAGGTGTAGCTGTTTGATATCTCTCCATATGAATTCCAGCTTTTATAATACTATCAGAAAGCTTTTCAGCTGCTTTTTCTCCTTGTCTTCCACCTACATACTCAATATCTCCTATAACTATTCTCCCATTTAAGAAAGTTCCTGTAGCTAAAACAACAGCTTTAGAATAGTATCTAAGCCCTAAAGAAGTTACAACCCCTTTTATTTTTCCGTCCTCTACTATGATTTCATCTACACTTTCTTGTAATGAATCTAAATTATCAGTAGATTCTACTAAATCTTTCATTTTAACTCTATATAGATATTTATCAGCCTGTCCTCTTGTTATTCTAGCAGCAGGACCTTTACTTGTATTTAAGTCTTTTAGTTGAAGATTATATTTATCAATATGTCTTCCCATCTCTCCACCTAAAATATCAAGTTCAGCCACTAAATTACTTTTTCCAGGACCACCGATTGATGGATTACAAGACATCATTGAAATTGTATCTAAAGATAAAGTTATAAGTAAAGTTTTTCTTCCAAGTCTAGCAGAAGCAAGGGCTGCCTCAACACCTCCATGACCTCCACCAACAACTATAACGTCATATAAATTTTCCATTTATGTTTCTCCTTACAAATTTTATTAATGTATATATACATTAATAATTATTCTTAATATCCAAATGCTCTTTCTATGTTTCTAAAGTAAAATTTCCATGATTAAAAAATATTTTTATAATAACTAAATATAAATTAAAAATTATGTAATTTATGGAGAAAAGTTAGATTAACTTAGTTATATCGAACGTAAAAAAACACAACTGTTTGAGCAAAGCGAGTTTTGTGTTTTTAGTGAGATAAACTCTAGTTAATCAACTTTTTGGAATATGTAATAATTTTTAATTTTATTTATAATATATTTTCAATTACGAAAATTTTATTTTTTAATAATTTTTAAGTTAACAAACAATAAAATAAGGACTATTAATAATAACAGCCCTTAATTTTTCTATTTACCTACACAGAAATTACTAAATATATGGTCTAATAAATCTTCACTAGATATCTCTCCAGTTACCTCTGATAATGAATCCATAGCGTCGTTTAAATCTACAGCTATTAAATCCATTGGGTAACCCATATCCATTGTTTCAAAAATATTTTCTATAGCTTGCTTTGTTTTTTCAAGAGCTGATTTATGTCTTATATTTGTGATTATAAGCTTTTCAGAACTATCTTCAATATTTTCAGATAGGATAAAATTATAAATTTCATTTTCAAGATTTTCTATACCGATATTTTCAAGAGCTGATATCTCTATCCACTTCTTAACCTTAGTTAGAGAAGTTATATCCAATTTTCTCTCAATATCTATCTTATTTAGTATTCCTATTACTTTTTCACTTTGGATATTTTCATATATTTCTTTATCTTCTTCAGATAACTCTCTTGAAGAATCCATTACAAACAATACTAAATCTGCTTCTTGTAAAACTTTTTTAGATTTTTGAACCCCAATATTTTCAACTTCATCTTGAGTTTCTCTAATTCCAGCTGTATCTACCATTACTAATGGTATTCCTTTAATATTAATAATTTCCTCTATTGTATCTCTTGTAGTACCAGCAATACTTGTTACTATTGCTCTTTCCTCTCTTAAAATTGAGTTTAAAAGGCTAGATTTTCCAACATTAGGCTTTCCGACAATAGCTGTTTTTATACCCTCTTTTATCATCTTACCTTTATCATATGATTCTACAAGTTTTGTTATTGTATCATGTACATTATGTAAATCTCTTACAAGATTATCTGGCATTGGCTCATCTACACCTTCCTCTGGATAATCTAAGACTACATTAACATGAGCAGCTACATCTAAAAGTATCTTTTTAAGATGAGCTATTTGTTCTTTTAAATCTCCTCTCAAATTGTTTAAAGAAAGAGATATACTTTTTTCTGTTTTTCCATGGATTAAATCTATTACAGCTTCAGCCTGAGTCAAATCAAGTCTTCCATTTAAAAAAGCTCTTCTTGTAAACTCACCAGGTTCAGCTATTTTACATCCATTTTTTAATACTAATTCCAACACTTTTTCAGTTATTAAATATCCACCATGGCAATTTATCTCTACAATATCCTCTCTAGTATAAGTATTAGGCCCTTTCATAACAGATACCAATACTTCATCTACTAAAATATCCTTATCATAAATATGTCCATAATTGATTGTATAACTTTTTATATCTTCAACTTTTTTTTGAGATTTAGGCTTAAAAATTTTTCCTAATATCTCAATAGCTTTATCTCCAGATAATCTAACTATACCTATTCCACCTTCACCACGAGGTGTAGATATAGCAGCGATAGTATCAAACATTATACCTCACCTACTTATCTTTTTCTCTTAATAATAATATATCTTTTTGGGTCTTTTCCTTCACTATAAGTATCTAATTCTGGGTATTGATTGATAATTTCGTGAATTATCTTTCTTTCTCTAGGAGGCATAGGATTTAATCTTATAGTTTTTCTACTTTTAATAGCTTTTATAGCCATTTTATTAGCTAATTCTACTAAAGTTTCATTTCTTTTTTCTTTAAATCCTTCTACATCAATCTCTATTCTAACTTCTTTTATAAGAGAGTTTAATAGATATTCAAAACTATTTAAAGTTTTTCCTTTTTTACCAATAATAATCCCTTTATCTTCTCCAGAAAGGTTAATTACATAGTTTCTTCCAATAGTTCCTGTAAATTCTACATTTAAGTTTAATCCCATATTTTTGATTAACTCTCTTGTAGAAGTTAATATTTTTTCTACAATTTCCTCTTTTGGCTCTACATTAACTATTACTTTTTCAACTTCTTCCTCTTTTTTTTCATTAACTATAGCTACTTTAACTGGTTTTTCTTTTTTCTCTAAAGGTTTTTTAGCTTTTCTTTCATTTCTTTCTTTTCTTAAATCTCTAGCAGTATGTCTTTCATCAATTGGTTCTACTTCAATGACTTTTTCCTCTACTACTTTAACTTCTTCTACAACTTCCTCTTTTGCTTCTTCTTTTTTTAATTCATCTAAAGAAGTTACATAAGTTACATCATAGACACCTTCTTTAGAAAATAATCCTAAAAAAGATTTACTTTTTACTTTCTCTATAACATCTATAATTTGTTCTTCTGATATACTTAAAACTCTTGCAGCTCTTTTTTTAGCTTCTTCACTGTTCATAGCTTTTACTTCTATAACTTCTGCCATAAAAAACTACTCTCCTTTTTTCATAACGAAATATTGTTGTATAACCCCTGTTAAACTTGATACTAACCAATATAATTGTAATCCACCAGGCATTTTATAAGAAATAAATACCATCATTATAGGGAACATATACATCATATTTTTCATTTGAGGATTGTCGCTGCTTCCCATAACTTTTTGTTGTACAAATGATACTACTCCATTTAATATTGGTAATACAAAATATGGGTCTGGAGTTACTAATGAAAACCATAAGAAAGACTCATCTGGTACAACTCCTTCTTTTCTTAATACACCGAATAAAGCCCATAAAATAGGTAATTGAATAAGAATAGGTAGACATCCACCTGCTGGATTAACTTTATGTTCCTTATAAAGTTCCATTGTTTTTTGATTCATTAATTGAGGGTCAGAACCATATTTCTTTTTAATCTCCTCAATTTTTGGTTGTAATTTCTTCATCTCTTTCATTGACTTATCTTGTTTTAATGTAAGAGGTAATAATACAATCTTAATAAATATTGTAAGTAATATAATTGCTACTCCAAAATTTCCTGTCATTCCATGAAACATAACTAAAAGCTTCTCAAATATTGCGTATAAAAAACTCATCTACCTTTTCTCCTTATTATTTTTTAATTCTGGCACTGGGTCATATCCCCCTTGACTATAAGGGTGACATCTTAATATTCTCTTTATCCCTAAAAAACCTCCTCTTATTATACCATATTTTTCAATAGCTTCATAGGTATAAGCTGAACAAGTTGGGATAAATATACAATTTTTACCTAAAAAAGGGGATAAGAACTTTTGATATCCCTTAATTAATAGTAAAACTATTTTTTTCAAAATTAATTTAATCTTTAAAAAGCTTTGCTTTACTAAAAACTTTATCAAGATCTTCTTTCATCTCCTGGAACTTTAGTTCCTTAAATTTTTCTCCTGCGTTTTTCTTACCAACAAAAATAACATCATACCCTTTTTGTATTTTATCTTCAGAACTTCTATAATATTCTCTAAACAATCTTTTTATTCTATTTCTACAAACAGCATTTCCAATTTTTTTACTAGCTACGAAGCCACATCTATTATATTCTAAATTATTCTTTAAAAAAAATACAAGGGAATAAATTCCATAAGTTTTCTTTCCATAATTATAAACTTTTTGAAATTCAGCATTTTTCACTAACTTTTCCATAATAACTCCATTATTTCAAAAAACCCGGTGATTTGCTACACCGGGTTCTATGCTGATAATTTTTTTCTTCCTTTAGCTCTTCTTCTTTTTAATACTTGTCTTCCACCTTTAGTTTTCATTCTTGCTCTAAATCCGTGGTCTTTTTTGTATTTTCTATTATTTGGTTGATATGTATGGAATTTCATCTCTAAAAATTCACCTCCTAAAAACTTTCTATATTACAGTATATTATTTTAAAAGAAAAAATCAATTTTGTCAAGTATATTTATTATTATTTTTATATTTTTCTAAAAATCTCTAAAAAAATTTTAAAAATAAAAAACAAAAAAAAACAACAGCTCTTTTAGTTGTTTTTTGTTATTATGTTTATATGTATAATGTATAGACTAAGTCTTAAAAAAAAAATTAAATATTCATTGAATTTCAACAATTAAAAAAAATTTTTTATTATTCATCATATACAAAAATTTTTATATTGATTTATAAAGCTAGTTTAAAAATTCTTATTAAAAGAATCTAATAATATCAATAATTTATTTCAACAAAAAAATATTATTGAATATATACACAAAAAAGTAACTTGATTTTTCTAAATTTTAGAAAACCATAAAATTTTTTATATAATAGTTTCAATGATTTACCGAAACAAAAAAATATTATTGAGTATATACAAAAATTTTTATATTGATTTTTAAAGCTTAGAAAAAAATGTAAATGAGATTTTCTTTGCTACTAAAGAATTTTATAAAAATATTAATTATTATTGAGAGTATACATAAAAATTATTATATGAATTTCTGTATTTTCAAGGATTTTACATATAATTCATCTAAGAAAAATATATCTTCGAAACAACATATTTAATATTTAAAATAAGCATTTTATTAAAATAAGAAAAATCAAATATATAAATTATTATTGAGCATAAACATATTTTTATAAATTTTTCAAAAAAAACTTGTAATAAAATATAATTAGATTTATAATATGATACCTAAGAAAAATTATTAATGATGATATACATATAAAAATCAATGATAATAGGAGCTGTATTATATGGGTAATATAAAAAAGAATCAAGAAGATGAAGATATATTAGAAAGTTTTAATATTGTTTCGTCAGGTTCCCTTATAGAAGACATCAATAAAATGGATATGAAGATGAAAAATCTTCCTGATATTGAAGTTAAAGAGGTTGTTATTCAGGGAGCTGGAAACTTTTTAAATCTTCAAGGGAATATTATAAATATTCCTGTTGAAATGATAGTATTTCCTTTTTTCACACCTCAAAAACAAAATAAGAGAATTAACTTCCAATACTCTTTTGAGGATTTAGGGGTTACTATGTATTGTACTTTAGTTGCTAAAGACAATAATGATATGGTTTATCAGCCATCTATGTTTGAAGAAAAGATATATAATTTCCTAATATGTATGTATGAAGGAAAAAAAGATTCTCCTACAGAAGAAGGGGAATATATAGAATTTGAAATTTCAGATTTTATAGTTAACTTTTTAGGAAATAAAATGAATAGAGTCTATTATACCAAAGTTGAACAAGCTCTTAAAAACTTAAAAAGTACTGAATATCAGTTCGTTGTTTCAAATCATACAAAATTTGGTAAATATAGATTTGAAGATGAAGAATTTAAGCTTCTTACTTACCAAAAATTAAAAAAA
Encoded proteins:
- a CDS encoding protein jag, which gives rise to MAEVIEVKAMNSEEAKKRAARVLSISEEQIIDVIEKVKSKSFLGLFSKEGVYDVTYVTSLDELKKEEAKEEVVEEVKVVEEKVIEVEPIDERHTARDLRKERNERKAKKPLEKKEKPVKVAIVNEKKEEEVEKVIVNVEPKEEIVEKILTSTRELIKNMGLNLNVEFTGTIGRNYVINLSGEDKGIIIGKKGKTLNSFEYLLNSLIKEVRIEIDVEGFKEKRNETLVELANKMAIKAIKSRKTIRLNPMPPRERKIIHEIINQYPELDTYSEGKDPKRYIIIKRKR
- the rpmH gene encoding 50S ribosomal protein L34; amino-acid sequence: MKFHTYQPNNRKYKKDHGFRARMKTKGGRQVLKRRRAKGRKKLSA
- the rnpA gene encoding ribonuclease P protein component, with the translated sequence MEKLVKNAEFQKVYNYGKKTYGIYSLVFFLKNNLEYNRCGFVASKKIGNAVCRNRIKRLFREYYRSSEDKIQKGYDVIFVGKKNAGEKFKELKFQEMKEDLDKVFSKAKLFKD
- a CDS encoding YidC/Oxa1 family membrane protein insertase translates to MSFLYAIFEKLLVMFHGMTGNFGVAIILLTIFIKIVLLPLTLKQDKSMKEMKKLQPKIEEIKKKYGSDPQLMNQKTMELYKEHKVNPAGGCLPILIQLPILWALFGVLRKEGVVPDESFLWFSLVTPDPYFVLPILNGVVSFVQQKVMGSSDNPQMKNMMYMFPIMMVFISYKMPGGLQLYWLVSSLTGVIQQYFVMKKGE
- the mnmE gene encoding tRNA uridine-5-carboxymethylaminomethyl(34) synthesis GTPase MnmE, which encodes MMFDTIAAISTPRGEGGIGIVRLSGDKAIEILGKIFKPKSQKKVEDIKSYTINYGHIYDKDILVDEVLVSVMKGPNTYTREDIVEINCHGGYLITEKVLELVLKNGCKIAEPGEFTRRAFLNGRLDLTQAEAVIDLIHGKTEKSISLSLNNLRGDLKEQIAHLKKILLDVAAHVNVVLDYPEEGVDEPMPDNLVRDLHNVHDTITKLVESYDKGKMIKEGIKTAIVGKPNVGKSSLLNSILREERAIVTSIAGTTRDTIEEIINIKGIPLVMVDTAGIRETQDEVENIGVQKSKKVLQEADLVLFVMDSSRELSEEDKEIYENIQSEKVIGILNKIDIERKLDITSLTKVKKWIEISALENIGIENLENEIYNFILSENIEDSSEKLIITNIRHKSALEKTKQAIENIFETMDMGYPMDLIAVDLNDAMDSLSEVTGEISSEDLLDHIFSNFCVGK
- the yidD gene encoding membrane protein insertion efficiency factor YidD; amino-acid sequence: MKKIVLLLIKGYQKFLSPFLGKNCIFIPTCSAYTYEAIEKYGIIRGGFLGIKRILRCHPYSQGGYDPVPELKNNKEKR
- a CDS encoding GNAT family N-acetyltransferase, with protein sequence MIRYGLDKDFEKAKVIWKECFLDSDEEREFYFSNLYNKDKFLVLEEDNDIKASLHENPYKLNINGNVFNSIYIVGVGVLPEYRGKGYMDRLIKSCIIDNRHKGMEFFYLCPINPMIYRKYGFEYISNLVKYSMKINEIPYNKIDRNYNIKKIHIDRDYLDLNKVYKERMKNFNTYVERDREYYKKWIGEIRNDRGEIYSIYLGEEIKGYIVIYRKEKIEIREIFGVDKKTIENLLAFVKTFKEYYSEVVIKNPDDNILDYYFLNQNAVTKEKYPFIMGRILNPIAVFKMIKNRYMNINIFIEDNIIEENNGIYKFNSEGKITFEKSNDWDIKINIGDLSSLLFGQLTIDELVFLEKIQVKNNKALEELKKVVISGKNYIQDYQ
- the mnmG gene encoding tRNA uridine-5-carboxymethylaminomethyl(34) synthesis enzyme MnmG, translating into MENLYDVIVVGGGHGGVEAALASARLGRKTLLITLSLDTISMMSCNPSIGGPGKSNLVAELDILGGEMGRHIDKYNLQLKDLNTSKGPAARITRGQADKYLYRVKMKDLVESTDNLDSLQESVDEIIVEDGKIKGVVTSLGLRYYSKAVVLATGTFLNGRIVIGDIEYVGGRQGEKAAEKLSDSIIKAGIHMERYQTATPPRLDKKTVDFSKMEELEGERHPRYFSLFTEKEENNVVPTWLTHTTEKTIETIQELLKYSPIVSGIIETHGPRHCPSIDRKVLNFPEKKNHQIFLELESSESNELYVNGLTTAMPPFAQDAILKTIAGLENAKVMRYGYAVEYDYIPAYQMYPSLENKIVEGLFTAGQINGTSGYEEAAAQGFIAGVNAARKTMGKDPVIIDRSEGYIGVLIDDIIHKKTPEPYRALPSRSEYRLTLRFDNGFMRLLDKAIEIGLLSEDKIEMLKEAKANVLKEVEHLKEVKVPMRLANEILEKYGSDKKLTKGITANELLKFKELTYEDMAKELGLDIENYPKFVRSQIETITKYDIFIKREMEQIEKFKRLEGIMIPKDFDFENIQGISNIARAGLCEVRPLSIGEASRISGVTGNDIAILLGNINKK